From one Flavobacteriales bacterium genomic stretch:
- a CDS encoding tetratricopeptide repeat protein, producing MKYILMFTLAMVVTLSGNAQMGKVYTAYGHLQEQQLDKAKAAIDEATTHEKSKDHPKTWLYRGQIYALIQAHRSTEGQFKDLDDQALEKAYASFLRCKELDQKGSFEKDIAKGLDDCRRGYFTEAAAALNGGDYPKAHELFKKTVEVSDLIEFSDTNSYFYGGQSAYLAEDYKGAIALLTRACDLKMKQGECWNLLASAHWFNGDTLGWKNTVEKGAELYPEYGGLITQLASYYVINQKYPEAKEVLHKAIEKFPDNEELCYNLGVVYDNLEEVDNAKTYYEKAIAMKPDYFDAIYNLGAMYYNYGVRIQNGANDIKDVKAYNKEKAKADETFKSALVYFEQAYALDPNDRNVLVSLQQIYTRLGKKDKLAEIEQRL from the coding sequence ATGAAGTACATTTTGATGTTCACACTGGCTATGGTGGTAACATTGTCAGGTAATGCTCAGATGGGCAAGGTTTATACGGCATACGGCCACTTGCAGGAACAACAACTGGATAAAGCCAAAGCGGCCATCGATGAAGCAACAACCCATGAAAAAAGCAAGGATCATCCGAAGACCTGGCTCTACCGCGGACAAATATATGCCCTGATACAAGCGCATCGCTCAACCGAAGGTCAGTTTAAAGATTTGGATGACCAGGCACTGGAGAAGGCCTATGCATCCTTCTTACGTTGCAAGGAGCTGGACCAAAAAGGCTCCTTTGAAAAAGACATTGCCAAAGGGCTGGATGATTGCAGACGTGGTTATTTCACCGAAGCGGCAGCAGCACTGAATGGCGGTGATTACCCCAAAGCGCATGAGCTTTTCAAGAAAACAGTAGAAGTATCCGATCTGATTGAGTTCAGTGATACCAACTCATATTTTTACGGCGGCCAGTCTGCATATCTGGCAGAAGATTATAAGGGTGCCATTGCACTGCTTACCCGTGCCTGTGATCTGAAGATGAAACAGGGTGAGTGCTGGAACCTGCTGGCTTCAGCTCACTGGTTTAACGGAGATACCCTGGGCTGGAAGAATACGGTGGAAAAGGGAGCGGAGCTTTATCCCGAATATGGTGGACTCATCACTCAGCTGGCCAGTTACTACGTGATCAATCAGAAGTATCCTGAAGCCAAGGAAGTTTTACATAAGGCCATTGAAAAATTCCCTGACAATGAGGAGCTATGCTACAATCTGGGTGTGGTTTACGATAACCTGGAAGAAGTGGATAATGCCAAGACCTACTATGAAAAGGCGATCGCGATGAAACCGGATTACTTCGATGCGATCTATAACCTGGGCGCCATGTATTATAATTATGGTGTACGTATTCAGAATGGCGCCAACGATATCAAGGATGTGAAGGCATACAACAAGGAAAAGGCAAAAGCGGATGAGACTTTCAAGAGTGCGCTGGTGTATTTTGAACAAGCTTATGCACTTGACCCGAACGACCGGAATGTGCTTGTGTCGCTACAGCAAATCTATACCCGGCTTGGGAAGAAAGATAAACTGGCGGAGATTGAACAACGCCTGTGA
- a CDS encoding SDR family oxidoreductase codes for MDLSGKNILLTGASRGIGEALARSLAGAGARVSVHYSKSAEKAERLADELGNGARAFSAELSNPIETIKLFENVVKEFGSVDVLINNAGVAIHSPVDNSDEDWLADWHSTMNVNLTAMALLCRKTLGHFEERGGGRIINIASRASFRGDTPEYLAYAASKGGVIPFTRSIARYYGKKGVKAFVVAPGFVRTDMAQDFMDEYGEDFALNDIALPNLTTPSDIAPLVTFLASGLADHATGGTFDVNAGSYVH; via the coding sequence ATAGATCTGAGTGGTAAAAATATTCTTCTTACCGGCGCGAGCAGGGGGATAGGGGAGGCCCTTGCCCGGAGCCTGGCCGGTGCCGGTGCACGGGTTTCCGTTCATTATTCAAAAAGTGCGGAGAAGGCGGAAAGACTTGCCGATGAGTTGGGCAATGGTGCCCGGGCATTCTCCGCAGAACTTTCCAATCCCATTGAGACCATCAAGTTGTTTGAAAATGTGGTAAAGGAATTTGGTTCCGTGGATGTCCTGATAAACAATGCCGGTGTTGCTATTCATTCTCCGGTGGACAACTCCGACGAAGATTGGCTCGCCGACTGGCACAGCACCATGAATGTAAATCTCACGGCTATGGCGTTATTGTGCAGAAAAACGCTGGGTCATTTTGAAGAACGTGGTGGTGGCCGGATCATCAATATTGCATCCAGGGCTTCATTTCGGGGAGACACGCCGGAGTACCTGGCATATGCAGCTTCCAAGGGTGGAGTGATTCCCTTTACCCGGTCAATTGCCAGGTATTATGGTAAAAAAGGGGTGAAGGCATTTGTGGTTGCGCCGGGATTTGTCCGGACGGATATGGCGCAGGACTTTATGGATGAATATGGTGAGGATTTCGCTTTGAATGATATCGCACTTCCCAATCTGACAACGCCCTCGGACATTGCTCCGTTGGTCACCTTTCTTGCCAGCGGTCTCGCGGATCATGCGACCGGAGGAACGTTTGATGTGAACGCCGGAAGCTACGTTCACTGA
- a CDS encoding sigma-70 family RNA polymerase sigma factor has translation MNKHHKSREEILKEHAEIQAAQKDPKRFGVLYDRYFKVIFVFVFRRMADADASGDVTANVFMKAMIGLKKFKATRVPFSAWLFRIAISEIAQYYRKSKKGQHVVLDETIAMQMLNEVDENADNEEVRVALLDALSRLDRMDSDIVEMRFFEGLSFKEIGEVLGVKEAAAKIRTYRILEKVKKTITLKRNHGSAG, from the coding sequence TTGAATAAGCACCACAAATCCAGGGAAGAAATTCTGAAGGAACACGCCGAGATCCAGGCTGCGCAAAAGGATCCCAAACGGTTCGGTGTGCTGTATGATCGTTACTTCAAGGTGATCTTTGTGTTTGTTTTCAGAAGAATGGCCGATGCTGATGCCAGCGGAGATGTAACAGCCAACGTTTTTATGAAGGCCATGATCGGTTTGAAAAAGTTCAAGGCAACCAGGGTTCCGTTTTCTGCCTGGTTGTTCAGGATTGCCATCAGTGAGATTGCGCAGTACTACCGAAAGAGCAAAAAGGGCCAGCACGTTGTTTTGGATGAGACCATTGCCATGCAGATGCTGAATGAGGTGGATGAGAATGCCGACAATGAAGAAGTCCGGGTGGCCTTGCTAGATGCGTTGTCCCGCCTGGATAGAATGGATTCGGACATTGTTGAGATGCGTTTCTTTGAGGGTTTATCTTTTAAGGAAATCGGTGAAGTATTAGGAGTGAAAGAGGCCGCCGCTAAAATCAGAACTTACCGGATTCTCGAGAAAGTTAAAAAAACCATTACTTTGAAAAGGAATCATGGATCAGCCGGGTAA
- the bioA gene encoding adenosylmethionine--8-amino-7-oxononanoate transaminase: protein MSTDRDVKYIWHPYTQAKNAAPNVHIVKAEGAWIEAADGTRYLDAGASWWTNIHGHSHPYIASRLAKQAATLEHVIFAGFTHDGAMELSERLLQRLPDNQQKIFFSDNGSTAVEVALKMSIQYWHNQGKHKKKFIALRGAYHGDTFGAMAVSARGAFTRPFADLFFDTIFIDVPLPGKEEEVLQKLRHQCDINADDIAAFIFEPLIMGTAGMVMYESGVLDEMIAMCREHDILTIADEVMTGFGRTGTFFACDQLLEKPNMVCLSKGLTGGVMAMGVTSATQEIYDVFYSDDRMKTFFHGHSFTANPMTCAAALASLDIFENEKSMEHVERISLNHATFRSKIRHHPLVKDCRHKGVILVIEVDTGLESGYFDNIRDRLYEYFMGEGILMRPLGNILYILPPYCISDFELGLIYQSVEACLDKMSVQIANT from the coding sequence ATGAGTACAGACAGGGATGTAAAGTACATCTGGCACCCGTACACACAGGCGAAAAATGCCGCGCCGAATGTTCATATTGTAAAGGCGGAAGGCGCCTGGATTGAGGCTGCGGATGGTACCCGCTACCTGGATGCAGGGGCTTCTTGGTGGACCAACATTCACGGCCACAGCCATCCCTATATTGCTTCAAGGTTGGCAAAGCAAGCGGCAACGCTCGAGCATGTGATATTTGCCGGATTTACACATGATGGTGCCATGGAACTTTCCGAGCGCCTGCTCCAACGTTTGCCGGACAATCAGCAAAAGATATTTTTCTCCGATAACGGTTCTACGGCAGTGGAGGTTGCCTTGAAGATGTCTATACAATACTGGCACAATCAGGGAAAGCACAAGAAAAAGTTCATTGCGCTGAGAGGAGCCTACCACGGTGATACCTTCGGTGCCATGGCCGTTAGCGCCAGAGGTGCCTTTACCCGACCCTTTGCAGATCTGTTTTTCGATACCATTTTCATAGATGTGCCACTTCCCGGAAAAGAGGAGGAGGTGCTGCAGAAACTCCGGCATCAGTGTGATATAAATGCGGATGATATCGCTGCATTTATTTTCGAGCCATTGATCATGGGCACCGCAGGTATGGTCATGTATGAATCTGGTGTGTTGGATGAAATGATCGCCATGTGCAGGGAGCATGATATTCTGACTATAGCGGATGAGGTGATGACCGGTTTTGGTCGCACCGGGACTTTCTTCGCCTGCGATCAACTTCTGGAAAAACCGAATATGGTATGCCTTTCCAAAGGCCTTACCGGAGGTGTGATGGCCATGGGCGTAACAAGCGCGACGCAGGAAATTTATGATGTGTTTTATTCGGATGATCGGATGAAGACCTTCTTTCATGGTCACTCGTTTACCGCCAACCCGATGACGTGTGCTGCGGCATTGGCCAGTCTGGATATTTTCGAGAATGAGAAAAGCATGGAGCATGTTGAGCGCATTTCGCTTAACCATGCGACCTTCAGAAGTAAGATACGTCACCATCCCCTGGTGAAAGATTGCAGGCACAAAGGAGTGATCCTGGTCATTGAGGTTGATACCGGTCTTGAATCCGGCTATTTTGATAATATCAGAGACCGGTTGTACGAATACTTTATGGGAGAAGGGATTCTTATGAGACCGCTCGGAAATATCCTGTACATCCTCCCGCCGTATTGTATTTCTGATTTTGAACTCGGTCTGATATATCAATCGGTCGAGGCATGCCTGGACAAGATGTCGGTTCAGATTGCAAATACGTAG
- a CDS encoding ATP-dependent Clp protease ATP-binding subunit, with translation MEAKFSPRVKDVITYSREEALRLGHDYIGAEHLLLGIIREGEGMAMKILRSLDVDPIELRKAIENTIKGSSKKVVPSGNIPLVKQAERALKITYLEAKLFKSSMIGTEHLLLSILKDTDNVATQILHQFDVDYETVKDELELLLSDPRAEFPGNPTDDDDDQDNDFDAGPSGKKSGDTKSRTPVLDNFGRDLTAAAEEGRLDPIVGREKEIERVSQILSRRKKNNPILIGEPGVGKSAIAEGLALRIIQRKVSRVLFNKRIVTLDLASLVAGTKYRGQFEERMKAVMNELEKSPDVILFIDEIHTIIGAGGASGSLDASNMFKPALARGEIQCIGATTLDEYRQYIEKDGALDRRFQKVLVDPTTPEETVEILNNIKEKYEDHHNVTYTDDAIKACVELTARYITDRHLPDKAIDALDEAGSRVHITNINVPKAVIEIEKKIEEIKEEKSRVVRSQKYEEAAKLRDTERQLHEQLDTAKKKWEEETRSHRETVAEENVAEVVAMMTGVPVQRIAQNESTKLLSLGADLEGKVIGQEDPIKKVVKAIQRNRAGLKDPNKPIGTFIFLGPTGVGKTQLAKELSKNLFDSDDALIRIDMSEYMEKFAVSRLVGAPPGYVGYEEGGQLTEKVRRKPYSVVLLDEIEKAHPDVFNLLLQVLDDGQLTDSLGRKVDFKNTIIIMTSNIGSRQLKDFGQGVGFSTDAKQKGANEHEKGVIENALKKTFAPEFLNRIDDIVLFNSLSREDIHKIIDVELQKVFDRIEKIGYQIELTPEAKDYIAEKGFDLQFGARPLKRAIQKYLEDPLAEEIIQAKLEEGDKVQISYDKDKDEIVVKAVKGKAPAKKKTKGKSEEPEAENESGENTK, from the coding sequence ATGGAAGCCAAATTCTCACCAAGGGTCAAAGATGTGATCACCTACAGCCGGGAAGAAGCCCTGCGGTTAGGGCATGATTACATCGGTGCCGAGCACCTTTTGTTGGGTATCATACGCGAAGGTGAGGGTATGGCAATGAAGATCCTGCGCTCCCTGGATGTAGATCCCATCGAATTAAGAAAGGCCATTGAAAACACCATCAAGGGAAGCAGCAAAAAAGTGGTTCCCTCCGGAAACATCCCACTGGTCAAACAGGCGGAAAGGGCCCTGAAGATCACCTATCTCGAAGCGAAACTTTTTAAAAGCAGCATGATCGGAACCGAACACCTGCTGCTTTCCATACTGAAGGATACAGATAATGTCGCCACACAGATCCTTCATCAGTTTGATGTGGATTATGAAACCGTTAAAGACGAATTAGAATTGTTACTATCTGACCCACGCGCCGAGTTTCCCGGCAACCCCACTGACGATGATGACGATCAGGACAATGATTTCGATGCCGGTCCAAGCGGCAAGAAATCAGGAGACACGAAATCACGAACCCCCGTATTGGATAACTTCGGACGTGACCTTACCGCTGCTGCGGAAGAAGGGCGTCTGGACCCGATCGTAGGTCGTGAAAAAGAGATCGAACGTGTTTCACAGATCCTCAGCCGTCGCAAAAAGAACAACCCGATCCTCATCGGTGAACCCGGTGTAGGTAAATCAGCCATCGCCGAAGGCCTGGCCCTTCGCATTATCCAACGTAAAGTGTCACGGGTACTTTTCAATAAAAGGATCGTGACCCTTGATCTCGCCTCCCTTGTGGCAGGCACCAAATACCGCGGACAATTCGAGGAGCGCATGAAAGCCGTCATGAATGAACTGGAGAAATCTCCGGATGTGATCCTCTTCATTGATGAAATTCACACCATCATCGGTGCCGGAGGTGCTTCAGGCTCCCTGGATGCATCCAATATGTTCAAGCCCGCACTTGCGCGCGGAGAGATCCAGTGCATCGGCGCCACCACCCTTGATGAGTACCGCCAGTATATCGAAAAGGATGGCGCCCTGGACCGTCGCTTCCAAAAGGTGCTGGTTGATCCCACCACTCCGGAAGAGACCGTAGAGATCCTGAACAACATCAAGGAAAAATACGAGGATCATCATAATGTGACCTATACGGATGATGCCATTAAAGCATGTGTGGAACTAACCGCCCGCTACATCACTGACCGTCACCTGCCGGATAAGGCAATTGATGCACTTGATGAAGCCGGTTCACGTGTTCACATCACCAACATCAACGTACCCAAGGCGGTGATCGAGATCGAAAAGAAGATCGAAGAGATCAAGGAAGAAAAGAGCCGCGTGGTGCGCAGCCAGAAGTACGAGGAAGCAGCCAAGCTGCGTGACACGGAGAGACAACTGCACGAACAACTCGATACCGCCAAGAAGAAGTGGGAAGAGGAAACGCGCTCTCATCGCGAAACAGTTGCAGAAGAGAACGTAGCTGAGGTTGTTGCAATGATGACCGGTGTTCCCGTTCAGCGGATCGCGCAAAACGAAAGCACCAAGCTGCTGAGCCTGGGCGCTGACCTGGAAGGCAAAGTCATCGGACAGGAAGACCCGATCAAAAAGGTGGTGAAAGCCATACAGCGTAATCGCGCCGGACTTAAAGATCCGAACAAACCGATCGGTACCTTTATTTTCCTGGGACCTACCGGTGTTGGTAAAACACAGTTGGCCAAAGAACTTTCCAAGAACCTGTTCGACAGTGATGATGCACTCATCCGCATTGACATGAGCGAATACATGGAGAAGTTTGCTGTATCCCGACTCGTAGGAGCCCCTCCCGGATATGTGGGTTATGAAGAAGGCGGACAGCTTACTGAAAAGGTAAGACGCAAACCTTACAGTGTTGTGCTGCTTGATGAGATCGAGAAAGCCCATCCGGATGTATTCAACCTTCTTCTGCAGGTGCTTGATGATGGTCAGCTGACCGATAGCCTCGGACGTAAGGTGGATTTTAAGAATACCATCATCATCATGACATCCAATATTGGATCACGTCAGTTGAAGGATTTCGGACAAGGTGTCGGCTTCAGCACGGACGCAAAACAAAAAGGTGCCAACGAACACGAAAAAGGTGTGATTGAGAATGCGCTTAAAAAGACATTCGCACCTGAGTTCCTGAACCGGATTGATGACATAGTTCTCTTTAACAGTCTGAGCAGAGAGGATATACACAAGATCATTGACGTGGAACTTCAAAAGGTATTCGACCGTATTGAAAAGATCGGATACCAGATTGAACTGACCCCGGAAGCCAAGGATTACATTGCCGAGAAAGGTTTTGATCTTCAGTTCGGCGCCCGTCCCCTGAAGCGTGCCATCCAGAAGTACCTGGAAGATCCGTTGGCAGAGGAAATCATCCAGGCAAAACTGGAAGAGGGTGATAAGGTCCAGATCTCATACGACAAGGACAAAGACGAGATCGTGGTGAAAGCCGTGAAAGGAAAAGCACCTGCCAAGAAGAAAACAAAAGGCAAGTCTGAAGAACCGGAAGCCGAGAATGAATCAGGTGAAAACACCAAGTAA
- the bioD gene encoding dethiobiotin synthase, which yields MKKVFLTGIGTDIGKTLVSAVLVEAWQADYWKPVQTGDLANTDSKKVGALISNNRSKIHPEGIMLRNGISPHAAAPMDGVEIRIKNIKIPRTDNLLVIESAGGVMVPLNEDELMVDLIQKLDCPVILVSMNYLGSINHTLLTVEFLKSKKIPILGVIFNDDTNYPACEEIILSYTGLPCLGRIPGLKVINQQAVTEQAAQFTGLRDKLFEHV from the coding sequence TCTGCTGTTTTGGTTGAAGCCTGGCAAGCAGATTACTGGAAGCCTGTCCAAACGGGAGATCTGGCAAATACCGACTCTAAAAAGGTAGGCGCCCTCATCAGTAATAACAGGAGTAAGATTCACCCGGAAGGGATTATGCTCAGGAATGGTATCTCGCCTCATGCTGCTGCACCGATGGATGGTGTGGAGATTAGAATAAAGAATATCAAAATCCCCCGTACGGATAATCTCCTGGTGATTGAAAGCGCCGGGGGTGTTATGGTACCTCTGAACGAGGATGAATTAATGGTGGATCTGATCCAGAAGCTGGATTGTCCTGTGATCCTGGTGTCTATGAATTATCTGGGAAGCATCAATCACACGCTACTGACCGTAGAGTTTCTGAAAAGTAAAAAGATTCCAATTCTGGGCGTCATTTTCAATGATGATACCAACTACCCGGCCTGCGAGGAAATTATCCTGTCCTATACCGGTTTGCCATGTCTTGGACGCATTCCCGGCTTGAAGGTGATTAATCAACAGGCGGTGACCGAACAGGCGGCTCAGTTCACGGGGCTGCGGGATAAATTGTTCGAACACGTATGA
- a CDS encoding SDR family oxidoreductase, whose translation MGHSLLQGKRGIIFGALDANSIAWKVAEKVYDEGGRFTLTNAPVALRMGAISELSEKCEAKLIPADATNLEDLEKLYTESMDALGGKIDFVLHSIGMSPNVRKGKPYTDLNYDFFLKTLDISALSFHKVMQVARKLDALNEEASVLALSYIAAQRVFPDYNDMAEAKAVLESIARSFGYHYGKEKKIRVNTISQSPTMTTAGSGISGFNAFFNYAQSMSPLGNASADDCANLCVVMFSDLTRMVTMQNIYHDGGFSNVGVSKQVMDIFDK comes from the coding sequence ATGGGACATTCATTGTTACAGGGAAAAAGAGGAATTATATTCGGCGCACTGGATGCCAATTCCATCGCCTGGAAGGTGGCGGAGAAGGTTTATGACGAAGGTGGCCGGTTCACATTGACCAATGCGCCCGTTGCATTGCGTATGGGTGCGATCAGCGAGCTGTCGGAGAAATGCGAAGCCAAACTCATTCCCGCCGACGCCACCAATCTTGAAGACCTTGAGAAACTGTATACCGAATCCATGGATGCGTTGGGAGGTAAGATCGATTTTGTGTTGCACTCCATTGGCATGTCACCGAACGTGCGAAAAGGAAAGCCATACACCGATCTTAACTATGACTTCTTTCTGAAGACCCTTGATATTTCGGCTTTGTCATTTCACAAGGTTATGCAGGTGGCTCGCAAGCTGGATGCACTGAACGAAGAGGCATCTGTGCTGGCTTTGTCATACATTGCAGCACAACGGGTATTTCCGGATTACAATGACATGGCCGAAGCCAAAGCCGTGCTGGAGTCTATCGCACGTAGCTTCGGTTATCATTATGGCAAGGAGAAGAAGATCCGGGTGAATACGATTTCACAAAGTCCCACCATGACCACAGCCGGTTCAGGAATATCAGGATTCAATGCATTTTTCAATTATGCACAGAGCATGTCTCCGCTGGGCAATGCGTCAGCGGACGATTGCGCCAACCTTTGTGTAGTGATGTTCTCTGACCTGACCCGTATGGTGACCATGCAGAATATTTATCATGATGGCGGCTTCTCTAATGTGGGAGTGAGCAAGCAGGTCATGGATATTTTTGATAAGTAA
- the gyrA gene encoding DNA gyrase subunit A → MEGDGEKIVRINIEEEMKTAYIDYSMSVIVARALPDVRDGLKPVHRRILFGMQELGVLSNRPYKKSARIVGEVLGKYHPHGDTAVYDSMVRMAQTWSLRYPLVDGQGNFGSVDGDSPAAMRYTEARLRKIAEEMLSDLDKNTVDFQLNFDDSLEEPTVLPTRIPSLLVNGASGIAVGMATNMPPHNLTEVINATVAYIDNREITVEGMMEHIKAPDFPTGGIIYGYEGVKEAFETGRGRVVMRGKTEFESMDNGKERIIVTEIPYQVNKAEMIRKTAELVNEKKIDGITDIRDESDRNGMRVVYELRRDVIPNVVLNKLFKYTALQTSFGVNNIALVKGRPVMLNLKDMIVHFVDHRHEVVIRRTQYELDQAEKRAHILEGLLIAIDHLDEVIALIRGSHTPEEAREGLMSRFQLSEIQARAILDMRLQKLTGLEREKVKEEHAELMKMIAHYKEVLANEDLRMGIIKEELIEVRDKYGDKRRTQIEYAGGDMRIEDMIADEAVVITISHLGYVKRTPLTEYRVQNRGGVGSRGSNTRDEDFLEHMFVATNHNYLLFFTEQGKCYWLRAYEIPEGNKASKGRAIQNLINIAQDDKVKAYINVKDLKDEEYIANNYIVMCTKQGVIKKTTLEAYSRPRQNGINAITVRDGDQLLEARLTNGTSEILIAVRSGRAIRFNESTVRPMGRNASGVRGIKLDGKKDEVIGMVCVENPTDTILVVSEKGYGKRSPIEDYRITNRGGKGVKTLNITDKTGDLIAIKNVTEEHDLMVITKKGIVIRSSVTSLRVMGRATQGVRIITLRDDEIAAVARVEALEEEDMLEDGVTETTVEGSAEDQQSPDAPEPDNNEEENE, encoded by the coding sequence ATGGAAGGAGACGGAGAAAAAATTGTTCGGATCAATATAGAGGAGGAAATGAAGACCGCCTACATAGATTATTCTATGTCGGTCATTGTGGCACGTGCCCTCCCGGATGTCAGGGATGGATTGAAGCCCGTGCATCGGAGAATTCTTTTCGGAATGCAGGAACTGGGCGTGCTTTCCAATCGCCCTTATAAGAAGTCTGCCAGGATCGTCGGGGAAGTCCTCGGTAAGTATCACCCGCACGGGGATACTGCCGTGTATGACTCGATGGTGCGGATGGCTCAGACCTGGTCGTTGCGTTACCCGCTGGTTGACGGTCAGGGTAACTTCGGTTCCGTCGATGGCGACAGCCCGGCAGCCATGAGGTATACCGAGGCACGTCTTCGCAAGATCGCCGAAGAAATGCTGAGTGACCTGGATAAGAACACGGTTGATTTTCAACTGAACTTTGATGACTCGCTGGAAGAGCCGACCGTACTGCCCACCCGGATACCCAGCTTGCTGGTCAACGGTGCATCCGGTATTGCCGTGGGTATGGCTACGAACATGCCGCCTCACAACCTCACAGAGGTGATCAATGCCACCGTAGCTTATATCGACAATCGTGAGATCACCGTGGAAGGGATGATGGAGCATATCAAGGCGCCTGACTTCCCGACGGGAGGGATCATCTACGGTTATGAAGGAGTGAAAGAAGCATTCGAGACCGGCCGCGGTCGTGTTGTAATGCGTGGAAAGACGGAGTTCGAATCCATGGATAACGGCAAGGAACGCATCATCGTGACAGAGATTCCTTACCAGGTGAATAAAGCGGAGATGATACGCAAGACCGCCGAACTGGTCAACGAGAAGAAAATAGATGGTATTACCGATATAAGAGATGAATCCGACCGCAATGGTATGCGGGTGGTTTATGAACTGCGCAGGGATGTGATCCCCAACGTGGTTCTTAATAAACTCTTTAAGTATACAGCACTTCAAACCTCCTTCGGGGTGAACAATATCGCGCTGGTGAAAGGCCGTCCGGTGATGCTCAATCTGAAAGATATGATCGTGCATTTTGTGGATCACCGCCATGAGGTGGTGATTCGCAGAACACAATATGAACTGGATCAGGCGGAGAAAAGGGCACACATCCTCGAAGGATTGCTGATCGCCATTGATCACCTGGATGAGGTGATCGCGTTGATCCGTGGATCGCATACACCGGAAGAAGCCCGTGAAGGGTTGATGTCCAGGTTCCAGTTGTCAGAAATTCAGGCACGCGCGATCCTGGATATGCGTCTCCAAAAACTGACCGGTCTTGAAAGAGAGAAGGTGAAGGAAGAGCATGCGGAACTGATGAAGATGATCGCACACTATAAGGAAGTGCTGGCCAACGAAGATCTCCGGATGGGTATTATCAAGGAAGAACTGATTGAAGTCAGGGATAAGTATGGCGACAAACGTCGGACACAGATCGAATACGCCGGCGGCGACATGCGCATTGAGGACATGATCGCTGATGAGGCGGTCGTGATCACCATCTCACACCTGGGTTATGTAAAACGTACTCCGCTCACCGAATACCGTGTACAAAACAGGGGAGGTGTCGGGTCGCGTGGAAGTAATACCCGCGATGAAGACTTTTTGGAGCATATGTTTGTGGCAACAAACCACAATTACCTGTTGTTCTTTACCGAACAGGGTAAATGTTACTGGTTGCGTGCCTACGAGATACCTGAAGGCAACAAGGCTTCCAAAGGCCGGGCCATTCAGAATCTCATCAATATTGCACAGGACGATAAGGTGAAGGCATACATTAATGTGAAGGATCTGAAGGATGAAGAGTACATCGCGAATAATTATATCGTGATGTGTACCAAGCAGGGTGTGATCAAGAAAACCACCCTGGAAGCGTATTCCCGTCCGCGTCAGAATGGGATCAATGCCATTACTGTCCGGGATGGAGATCAGTTGCTGGAAGCCAGACTTACCAATGGTACCAGTGAAATTCTGATCGCCGTTCGCAGCGGACGAGCCATTCGTTTCAACGAATCCACCGTTCGTCCTATGGGCAGAAATGCATCCGGTGTGAGAGGTATCAAGCTCGATGGAAAGAAAGACGAAGTGATCGGTATGGTATGTGTCGAAAATCCAACGGATACGATCCTCGTTGTTTCAGAAAAAGGCTATGGAAAACGTTCACCGATAGAAGACTACCGGATCACCAACCGGGGTGGTAAAGGTGTGAAAACCCTTAACATTACGGATAAGACCGGTGACCTTATCGCCATTAAGAACGTGACCGAGGAGCACGACCTAATGGTAATCACCAAAAAAGGTATCGTGATCCGCTCCAGTGTAACTTCACTTCGTGTGATGGGCCGGGCCACCCAGGGCGTGCGTATCATAACCCTTCGGGATGATGAAATCGCAGCCGTAGCCCGTGTTGAAGCGCTTGAAGAAGAGGACATGCTTGAAGATGGTGTTACAGAAACAACGGTGGAAGGGTCTGCGGAAGATCAACAATCTCCAGATGCGCCGGAGCCGGACAATAATGAAGAAGAAAATGAATAG